One genomic window of Streptomyces sp. NBC_01276 includes the following:
- a CDS encoding toxin-antitoxin system YwqK family antitoxin, producing the protein MQRVDTDDPDVDMDMGNRVLYLDELFTGEVAEYQDGQLVCLDVYLDGIRNGLSRMWYPDGTLKLEGNVLNGVAVGEFREWHPNGILKSRKFFDDDIYSLKEETVWDEEGRLVREWHRE; encoded by the coding sequence GTGCAGCGTGTCGACACCGACGATCCCGATGTCGATATGGATATGGGAAATCGAGTGCTCTACCTGGACGAGTTGTTCACGGGCGAGGTGGCCGAATACCAGGACGGGCAATTGGTGTGCCTTGACGTCTACCTCGACGGGATCAGGAACGGCTTGTCCCGGATGTGGTATCCGGACGGCACCTTGAAGCTGGAGGGGAATGTCCTCAACGGGGTGGCGGTGGGCGAGTTCCGGGAATGGCACCCCAATGGCATTCTCAAGTCCCGAAAGTTTTTCGACGACGACATCTACTCCCTCAAGGAGGAGACCGTCTGGGACGAGGAAGGCCGCCTCGTTCGCGAGTGGCATCGCGAGTAG
- the eccD gene encoding type VII secretion integral membrane protein EccD: MGAGIGTALSRVTLVGERRRMDLVLPSQEPVGRLLPDVIRMLDDRVAAQPTLRHLVTADGSVLEHDVCLADAGIGDGAVLRLVRVQDVPSAPVVHDVTDEAAEDLDVRAWRWRPGARRVTAGAGLIGWALLAGWFARREFAPGAVAGALLAVAAVAAVVGALAGRLKRSGLAAALLATAGAVGVLGAWTLGDAQHWGPMGRLAAVAGALAVGLALLGWFTPLGWGGFVGAAAVVALTGGWEAVAVAQGGAGARTGAVLAVVSVILLGLLPRLALAAAGLTGLDDRRARGASVSRYKVATALGATHRGMALATLATAVSAGAAGVLALREPDVWTVSLAVAVAGVLWLRARAFPLVAEVVALLLAGAAVTVAALLVWAERAGAAGPLATLLVLALAALGVLAVQPPEHVRVRLRRFGDTAESLCVIVLFPLLIGVFGVYGRLLGTFA, encoded by the coding sequence ATGGGGGCGGGAATCGGTACGGCACTGAGCCGGGTCACCCTGGTGGGTGAGCGGCGGAGGATGGATCTCGTACTGCCCTCCCAGGAGCCTGTCGGGCGGCTTTTGCCCGACGTCATACGGATGTTGGACGACCGGGTCGCCGCGCAGCCGACGCTGCGCCACCTGGTGACCGCCGACGGGTCGGTACTCGAACACGACGTCTGCCTCGCGGACGCCGGGATCGGCGACGGCGCCGTGCTGCGGCTCGTGCGGGTGCAGGACGTGCCGTCCGCGCCCGTCGTGCACGACGTCACGGACGAGGCCGCCGAGGACCTGGACGTCCGCGCCTGGCGCTGGCGGCCGGGCGCGCGGCGGGTCACCGCCGGGGCCGGGCTGATCGGATGGGCGTTGCTCGCCGGGTGGTTCGCCCGGCGGGAGTTCGCGCCGGGCGCGGTGGCCGGGGCGCTGCTCGCGGTGGCCGCGGTCGCCGCTGTCGTCGGGGCGCTCGCCGGGCGGCTGAAGCGGTCCGGGCTGGCGGCGGCGCTGCTGGCGACCGCCGGGGCCGTCGGCGTGCTCGGGGCGTGGACCCTGGGCGACGCGCAGCACTGGGGTCCGATGGGACGGCTCGCCGCCGTGGCGGGCGCGCTCGCGGTGGGGCTCGCGCTGCTGGGGTGGTTCACGCCGCTCGGGTGGGGCGGGTTCGTCGGGGCGGCCGCCGTGGTGGCGCTGACCGGTGGCTGGGAGGCCGTCGCCGTCGCCCAGGGCGGCGCGGGGGCCCGTACCGGAGCGGTGCTGGCCGTGGTCTCGGTGATCCTGCTCGGGCTGCTGCCGCGGCTCGCCCTGGCGGCGGCCGGCCTGACCGGGCTCGACGACCGCCGTGCGCGGGGGGCTTCGGTCAGCCGGTACAAGGTCGCGACCGCCCTCGGCGCCACCCACCGGGGCATGGCGCTGGCCACCCTCGCCACCGCCGTCTCGGCGGGTGCGGCCGGGGTGCTCGCGCTGCGGGAACCCGATGTCTGGACGGTGTCGCTGGCGGTGGCCGTCGCCGGCGTGCTGTGGCTGCGGGCGCGGGCGTTCCCGCTCGTCGCGGAGGTGGTCGCGCTGCTGCTGGCCGGGGCCGCCGTCACCGTGGCCGCGCTGCTGGTGTGGGCGGAGCGGGCCGGCGCGGCCGGGCCGCTGGCGACGCTGCTGGTGCTGGCGCTGGCGGCGCTCGGGGTACTGGCCGTACAGCCGCCCGAGCACGTACGGGTCCGGCTGCGGCGATTCGGGGACACCGCCGAGTCGCTGTGCGTCATCGTGCTGTTCCCGCTGCTCATCGGGGTGTTCGGCGTGTACGGGCGGCTGCTCGGCACCTTCGCGTAA